The following coding sequences lie in one Arachis ipaensis cultivar K30076 chromosome B05, Araip1.1, whole genome shotgun sequence genomic window:
- the LOC107641503 gene encoding ferredoxin-thioredoxin reductase, variable chain, chloroplastic-like: MSMSMSMSSSSSYPTRACSPSSSVSVSPNCTSSWMILPKNPLSLPQPSCALSLPTPTRRPLTGLVRCEVAVQLSSQQDEEAEESSKVSKVGARVRVKSPLKVYHVPKVPELDLDGMEGQIKQYVGLWNGKRISANLPYKVEFVTEIEGRGKNSESSITIKVCKTHYYHY; this comes from the coding sequence ATGAGCATGAGCATGAGCATGAGCAGCAGTAGCAGTTACCCAACAAGGGCGTGTTCGCCTTCATCCTCCGTGAGCGTCTCCCCTAACTGCACTTCTTCATGGATGATTCTCCCCAAGAACCCTCTCTCACTCCCTCAACCCTCATGCGCCCTCTCACTCCCAACCCCCACGCGCCGTCCCCTAACCGGCCTCGTTAGGTGCGAGGTCGCAGTTCAACTCTCTTCTCAACAAGACGAAGAAGCAGAAGAATCTTCCAAGGTCAGCAAGGTCGGTGCGCGCGTTAGGGTGAAATCGCCGCTCAAGGTCTATCATGTTCCCAAGGTTCCGGAGCTCGATCTCGACGGAATGGAAGGTCAGATCAAGCAGTACGTAGGGTTATGGAACGGGAAGCGAATCTCTGCTAACTTGCCTTATAAGGTTGAGTTTGTTACGGAAATTGAAGGACGTGGCAAGAATTCAGAGTCTTCGATCACAATTAAAGTCTGTAAGACTCACTACTACCACTACTGA
- the LOC107641505 gene encoding uncharacterized protein LOC107641505 produces MQMLNPFSKMHFDLPPLSTFPNIIEYSREYDEYIMWDFKDKISRLERDRMHRVQIWKVVINSAPNNDNKDFMAVAIYGQLNRLAFYKPNNKRWSWSGLTTDTSFEDAIFFKEKIYAVDYDGQLHKFDTNTESGTVVGGIHAPPPIGYTTSPYKLKYVIGCANGNILMLVRHYASLRGTEKEHKELETMKFEIYELRKGSKKWSRLHSLGNYVVFIGFNSSVQMLPTNFLGKGNQIYYTDNLIELKSSDFASTRDMGIFDLKDTSFRRILRDVKFFCPPVWCFYCLSSLM; encoded by the coding sequence ATGCAAATGCTAAATCCATTTTCAAAGATGCATTTTGATCTTCCTCCACTGTCAACTTTTCCCAATATAATTGAGTATAGTCGTGAATACGATGAATATATTATGTGGGATTTTAAGGACAAAATCTCTCGCCTAGAACGCGATCGTATGCACAGGGTCCAAATTTGGAAGGTTGTCATAAATTCAGCTCCTAACAATGATAACAAAGATTTTATGGCGGTGGCTATATATGGACAGCTCAATAGATTAGCCTTTTACAAACCTAACAATAAGAGATGGTCAtggtcaggcttgacaacagaCACAAGTTTCGAAGATGCCATATtttttaaagagaaaatatatgCAGTAGACTATGATGGCCAGCTACACAAATTTGACACCAACACAGAATCAGGGACTGTTGTGGGAGGAATCCATGCCCCACCTCCAATTGGGTATACCACAAGCCCTTATAAGCTGAAATATGTAATTGGATGTGCCAATGGAAACATATTGATGTTGGTAAGACATTATGCTTCTTTGAGGGGAACAGAGAAGGAACATAAGGAACTTGAGACCATGAAATTTGAGATCTATGAATTGAGAAAAGGTTCCAAAAAATGGTCAAGATTACATAGTTTAGGAAATTATGTAGTCTTCATCGGATTCAATTCCAGTGTTCAGATGTTACCTACCAATTTTCTAGGCAAAGGAAATCAAATTTACTACACGGATAACTTAATAGAGCTTAAATCATCAGACTTTGCTTCTACACGTGATATGGGCATCTTCGACTTGAAGGATACAAGTTTCCGAAGAATATTACGGGATGTCAAATTTTTCTGTCCTCCTGTTTGGTGTTTTTACTGTCTCTCTTCTCTGATGTAG
- the LOC110262674 gene encoding uncharacterized protein LOC110262674, protein MMARTASYVPKTDPGVSSFSLGLTDSSQEGASTQETERAKSPESANLIEQLDDLVQKIASSAAKGKNKSPQIQRGVGGESSAKFQTPGGLYQITDDMKQKCYIWGTRLKEDADGNTNEYEEMCTLIGQGEYILMRMHLVSLQAKSDIESQIVSAICLILNQKNEKRFQEQIYCLPPDIVSMALSDHPKGEFVSPKTKKEFRVEAYPSFIPFIDRKKINFASIYFCSCLPLGALVVMADRYNEAEMSYT, encoded by the exons atgatggcacggacagcatcctatgttcctaaaacagatccaggggtgtcatcattcagccttggattgactgattcaagccaggAGGGGGCGTCAACGCAGGAGACAGAAAGGGCAAAATCTCCAGAATCTGCAAATTTGATAGAACAATTGGATGATTTGGTCcaaaaaatagcaagcagtgcGGCGAAGGGAAAAAACAAAAGTCCACAAATTCAGAGGGGGGTTGGGGGAGAAAGTTCTGCAAAGTTTCAAACTCCTGGGGGATTATATCAGATTACGGATGATATGAAACAAAAGTGCTACATCTGGGGGACGAGACTGAAGGAAGATGCAGATGGCAATACTAACGAGTATGAGGAGATGTGCACTCTGATTGGCCAAGGAGAATACATTTTGATGAGAATGCACCTTGTATCCCTCCAGGCAAAAAGTGATATAGAATCtcag attgtatctgccatctgcctcatcctcaaccagaaaaatgaaaagaggtttcaagaacaaatatactgtctcccccccgatattgtg AGCATGGCACTTTCGGATCACCCAAAGGGGGAATTCGTATCACCGAAAACGAAAAAGGAATTTAGGGTGGAAGCCTACCCGAGTTTCATTCCCTTCatagatagaaaaaaaattaacttcgcatccatat atttttgcTCCTGTTTGCCACTCGGGGCATTGGTGGTTATGGCTGATAGATACAACGAAGCGGAGATGTCATATACTTGA
- the LOC107641504 gene encoding uncharacterized protein LOC107641504 isoform X1: protein MAKMGKFTVVETESYLVAYEDMLNRFKKPSQPIPLANLSQSSIPSDQNFQRNYNPSRGRGRGGRFMRGGRFTNSSLTSNFSHLMQHFQLNHITIQPLHHPFINLGHFWQHHRHHRHHHVTAEPNNLLQAAENQIGSDQLYIGNGQASLLNIKTTEDIVGIVEPSEWLAFDCCCCNVNSLCACFYISNENM from the exons ATGGCAAAAATGGGCAAGTTTACAGTAGTTGAAACAGAATCATACCTGGTAGCATATGAAGACATGCTAAATCGATTCAAGAAACCTTCACAACCAATTCCTTTAGCCAATTTATCTCAATCTTCTATCCCTTCGGATCAGAATTTTCAAAGAAACTACAATCCTTCTAGAggcagaggaagaggaggaagattcATGAGAGGTGGTAGATTTACCAACTCAAGTTTGACCAGCAATTTCAGTCACCTAATGCAACATTTTCAGCTCAATCATATCACCATCCAGCCCCTCCACCATCCTTTCATCAACCTAGGACATTTTTGGCAGCACCACCGTCATCATCGTCATCACCATGTGACAGCTGAACCTAATAACCTTCTTCAAGCTGCTGAGAATCAGATTGGGTCAGATCAGTTGTATATAGGTAATGGTCAAG CTTCACTACTCAACATTAAAACTACTGAGGACATTGTTGGTATAGTAGAACCCTCTGAATGGCTTGCATTTGATTGCTGCTGCTGCAATGTGAATTCCCTATGCGCCTGTTTTTACATTTCAAACGAGAACATGTAA
- the LOC107641504 gene encoding uncharacterized protein LOC107641504 isoform X2 — protein MAKMGKFTVVETESYLVAYEDMLNRFKKPSQPIPLANLSQSSIPSDQNFQRNYNPSRGRGRGGRFMRGGRFTNSSLTSNFSHLMQHFQLNHITIQPLHHPFINLGHFWQHHRHHRHHHVTAEPNNLLQAAENQIGSDQLYIASLLNIKTTEDIVGIVEPSEWLAFDCCCCNVNSLCACFYISNENM, from the exons ATGGCAAAAATGGGCAAGTTTACAGTAGTTGAAACAGAATCATACCTGGTAGCATATGAAGACATGCTAAATCGATTCAAGAAACCTTCACAACCAATTCCTTTAGCCAATTTATCTCAATCTTCTATCCCTTCGGATCAGAATTTTCAAAGAAACTACAATCCTTCTAGAggcagaggaagaggaggaagattcATGAGAGGTGGTAGATTTACCAACTCAAGTTTGACCAGCAATTTCAGTCACCTAATGCAACATTTTCAGCTCAATCATATCACCATCCAGCCCCTCCACCATCCTTTCATCAACCTAGGACATTTTTGGCAGCACCACCGTCATCATCGTCATCACCATGTGACAGCTGAACCTAATAACCTTCTTCAAGCTGCTGAGAATCAGATTGGGTCAGATCAGTTGTATATAG CTTCACTACTCAACATTAAAACTACTGAGGACATTGTTGGTATAGTAGAACCCTCTGAATGGCTTGCATTTGATTGCTGCTGCTGCAATGTGAATTCCCTATGCGCCTGTTTTTACATTTCAAACGAGAACATGTAA